A single genomic interval of Caldalkalibacillus uzonensis harbors:
- the pcaF gene encoding 3-oxoadipyl-CoA thiolase, with the protein MVKEVVIVDAVRTPIGRYKGALKSVRPDDLAAHVIKALIDRNPQLPTEEIDDVIMGCANQAGEDNRNVARMALLLAGLPQEVGGSTVNRLCGSGLDAVNQAARAIKAGEGEIYIAGGVESMTRAPLVMAKPDTEFPRGNHELFDTTIGWRFINPLMDEQYGTLSMPETAEEVAKRFGISREDQDAFAFRSQMRYRQAHEAGKFKDELVPITLTDRKGNQTVVAEDEHPRPTTTLEKLAGLKPLFPNGTVTAGNASGINDGAAALILMDAEKAEELGYKPLARYVTSAVAGVEPNIMGIGPVPATQKALKRAGFNIEDIELIELNEAFAAQALACIRQLEVDQEIVNVNGGAIALGHPLGASGARILTTLLYEMNRSGVKRGLATMCIGVGQGIATIVERG; encoded by the coding sequence ATTGTGAAAGAGGTTGTCATTGTCGATGCGGTGAGAACGCCAATTGGACGTTATAAGGGGGCACTTAAATCAGTGCGCCCCGACGATTTGGCTGCACACGTGATCAAGGCCTTGATCGATCGTAATCCACAGTTGCCGACCGAGGAAATTGATGATGTCATCATGGGCTGTGCCAACCAGGCGGGAGAAGATAACCGTAACGTGGCCCGCATGGCACTCTTATTGGCCGGTCTTCCCCAAGAAGTGGGCGGCAGCACCGTGAACCGTTTATGCGGATCGGGTTTGGATGCCGTTAACCAAGCGGCCCGGGCCATCAAAGCAGGTGAGGGAGAGATCTATATTGCCGGCGGGGTTGAAAGTATGACGCGGGCCCCGCTGGTCATGGCTAAACCGGATACGGAGTTTCCCCGCGGCAATCATGAATTATTTGACACGACAATCGGTTGGCGGTTTATCAATCCGCTCATGGACGAACAATATGGCACACTCTCTATGCCTGAGACAGCAGAAGAGGTTGCCAAGCGCTTTGGGATCAGCCGGGAGGATCAGGATGCCTTTGCCTTCCGGAGTCAGATGCGCTATAGACAGGCTCATGAAGCAGGAAAATTTAAAGATGAACTTGTTCCGATCACGCTAACCGACCGGAAGGGAAACCAAACTGTGGTGGCTGAAGATGAACATCCCCGTCCCACCACCACCCTAGAAAAGCTGGCGGGTCTCAAACCGTTGTTCCCCAATGGAACCGTGACAGCGGGTAATGCCTCAGGCATCAATGACGGGGCCGCGGCTCTGATTCTGATGGATGCTGAAAAAGCAGAAGAGTTAGGGTATAAGCCTTTGGCACGCTATGTTACTTCTGCTGTTGCGGGTGTTGAACCCAATATTATGGGTATTGGTCCCGTTCCTGCCACTCAAAAAGCATTAAAACGCGCCGGGTTTAATATTGAAGATATAGAGCTGATCGAATTGAATGAAGCGTTTGCTGCCCAGGCCTTGGCTTGTATTCGTCAGTTGGAAGTGGACCAGGAAATCGTCAACGTGAATGGGGGCGCCATTGCTTTGGGACATCCCCTAGGGGCCAGCGGGGCGCGTATCTTGACGACCCTCCTCTATGAGATGAACCGTAGTGGGGTGAAGCGTGGACTGGCAACCATGTGTATTGGGGTTGGGCAGGGAATTGCCACCATTGTGGAGAGAGGTTAA
- a CDS encoding EthD family reductase — translation MVKLIALYKKPENPQAFDEHYGNVHAPLARKMPGLKKLEVTKIYGAPMGESPYYLLAEMYFESKEALNAAMASAEGKAAAKDLMGFAGNLVTMMLGEVTEE, via the coding sequence ATGGTTAAGTTAATTGCCCTGTATAAGAAACCTGAAAACCCACAAGCGTTTGATGAGCATTATGGGAATGTTCATGCTCCCCTGGCTAGAAAGATGCCTGGCCTTAAAAAGCTAGAAGTGACAAAGATTTATGGTGCTCCAATGGGAGAAAGCCCTTACTATCTGCTGGCTGAGATGTATTTTGAATCAAAGGAAGCGTTAAATGCAGCCATGGCATCTGCTGAAGGCAAAGCAGCGGCAAAAGATTTGATGGGTTTTGCCGGCAATCTCGTGACGATGATGCTGGGTGAAGTGACAGAAGAATAG
- a CDS encoding enoyl-CoA hydratase-related protein: protein MSEPLIVKKMEGPVAVLQLNRPHVLNALNLALMDELVEQLKQLQADQDVRCIILTGNHKAFAAGADIDEMAGVSLAEMKMRNQFMLWDLIPRFTKPLIAAVQGYALGGGCELAMSCDLIIASEKAVFGQPEINLGAMPGAGGAQRLVKAMGKARAMAYLLTGRSFTAQEAYECGLVTKVVPDELVLEEAKKLALEIAHKAPVAATLIKEAVYKALDTPTQVGMDFERNAFYMCFGTEDCREGMKAFQEKRKPSFKGR, encoded by the coding sequence ATGAGCGAGCCCCTCATTGTGAAGAAAATGGAAGGACCTGTGGCCGTGTTGCAACTTAACCGGCCGCATGTCCTTAACGCGCTTAACTTGGCTTTAATGGATGAATTGGTTGAGCAGCTGAAACAATTGCAGGCAGATCAGGATGTGCGGTGCATTATTTTGACCGGGAATCACAAAGCCTTTGCCGCAGGAGCAGATATAGATGAAATGGCCGGTGTATCACTAGCTGAGATGAAGATGAGAAATCAGTTTATGTTATGGGATCTGATTCCCCGATTCACCAAACCGCTGATTGCAGCAGTACAAGGTTATGCATTGGGTGGAGGCTGTGAATTAGCCATGAGCTGTGATCTGATTATTGCCTCGGAAAAAGCGGTTTTTGGGCAACCGGAAATTAATCTGGGAGCCATGCCCGGAGCAGGAGGAGCTCAGCGTCTGGTAAAAGCAATGGGCAAAGCCCGAGCGATGGCGTATTTATTAACGGGGCGTTCTTTTACCGCCCAGGAGGCGTATGAGTGTGGTTTGGTCACCAAGGTGGTCCCGGATGAGCTTGTTTTAGAGGAAGCAAAAAAGCTGGCTTTAGAGATTGCCCATAAAGCGCCGGTGGCAGCCACGTTGATTAAAGAAGCCGTATATAAGGCATTGGACACGCCTACACAAGTCGGCATGGATTTTGAACGTAATGCCTTCTATATGTGCTTTGGAACTGAGGATTGCAGAGAGGGTATGAAAGCCTTTCAGGAAAAACGCAAACCATCTTTTAAGGGAAGATAG
- a CDS encoding enoyl-CoA hydratase-related protein — protein MFETIIFEVQENVAILTLNRPDKLNAFTEQMNEEIMKACQQAGQDPSIRALIITGAGRAFCAGEDLASVSGDQAVDHGEFLRKRYNPMIMAIHQSEKPVIAAVNGAAAGAGCSLALACDFRIASSKASFIEAFIHIGLVPDSGSCYFLPRLVGLGKALELAILGEKVTAQEALELGLVRLVTEPDQLQAEALAFAQRLAQMPTKAIGLIKRTMYQGLTSTLEQALEYEAYAQRIAGQTADHQEGVKAFIEKRQPRFEGK, from the coding sequence GTGTTTGAAACAATCATATTCGAGGTACAGGAGAACGTTGCCATCCTGACGCTCAACCGTCCCGATAAATTAAATGCATTTACGGAACAGATGAATGAAGAAATCATGAAGGCTTGCCAGCAGGCAGGCCAAGATCCATCCATCCGCGCTTTAATCATTACTGGGGCCGGACGGGCGTTTTGTGCTGGTGAAGATTTGGCAAGTGTCAGTGGAGATCAAGCGGTTGATCATGGTGAGTTTCTTCGCAAACGGTATAATCCGATGATCATGGCTATCCATCAGTCAGAGAAGCCGGTGATTGCCGCAGTGAACGGTGCTGCAGCTGGTGCAGGATGCAGTCTTGCCCTCGCTTGTGATTTTCGCATCGCCTCTAGTAAGGCCAGTTTTATTGAGGCTTTTATCCATATTGGCCTGGTGCCTGACTCGGGAAGCTGCTATTTCCTTCCCCGTCTCGTTGGCTTAGGGAAAGCACTGGAGCTGGCCATCCTTGGTGAAAAGGTAACGGCCCAGGAAGCATTGGAACTGGGATTGGTCCGTCTAGTGACCGAGCCGGACCAATTGCAAGCTGAGGCTCTGGCCTTTGCCCAACGTCTGGCCCAAATGCCCACGAAGGCCATTGGGCTGATCAAGCGAACCATGTATCAGGGGTTAACCAGCACACTGGAGCAAGCGTTGGAATACGAAGCGTATGCCCAAAGGATCGCGGGCCAAACGGCGGATCATCAAGAAGGCGTTAAAGCCTTTATAGAAAAGCGACAACCTCGCTTCGAAGGGAAGTAA
- a CDS encoding 3-hydroxyacyl-CoA dehydrogenase NAD-binding domain-containing protein, with the protein MNLKDRLMKEGLIVVGAGTMGRGIAQFFLQSAIPVTLIDLSKDILAQASEEIEKRLFRLEEKGKLPEGFTNQQLRQLTCSSSLTGHRGKLVIEAVVENMEVKKKLFRQLAEAYDHSTIFASNTSSLSISEMASTIPFPERLLGMHFFNPAPIMPLVEVIEGMETDGGIVEQVIQLLADLGKTPVRAIDTPGFIVNRVARPYYNEALKIYGEKVASFEQIDRILRGAGFKMGPFELQDLIGIDINFATTCSLYEAFHQDPRFRPSPIQEQMVKSNRLGRKTGKGFYHYE; encoded by the coding sequence ATGAACTTAAAAGACAGACTCATGAAAGAAGGATTGATCGTTGTCGGAGCCGGAACGATGGGCAGGGGGATTGCTCAGTTCTTTTTGCAGTCTGCCATCCCTGTTACACTCATTGATCTTTCTAAAGATATACTGGCACAAGCCAGCGAAGAGATAGAAAAACGGCTTTTTCGCCTTGAAGAGAAGGGGAAACTGCCTGAGGGATTTACAAATCAACAACTGAGACAGTTAACTTGTTCATCTTCTCTCACCGGACACCGGGGGAAGCTGGTGATCGAAGCCGTCGTGGAAAACATGGAGGTCAAAAAAAAGCTTTTCCGTCAATTAGCAGAGGCGTATGATCACTCAACCATCTTTGCCTCCAATACTTCCTCGTTGTCCATATCGGAGATGGCCAGTACCATCCCTTTCCCCGAACGGTTGTTAGGAATGCATTTCTTTAATCCTGCACCGATCATGCCCCTGGTTGAAGTGATTGAGGGAATGGAAACGGACGGGGGGATTGTGGAACAAGTGATCCAGCTCCTTGCCGATTTGGGTAAAACACCGGTGCGCGCCATAGATACACCAGGGTTTATCGTCAACCGTGTGGCCCGTCCTTACTATAATGAAGCATTGAAAATCTACGGGGAAAAGGTGGCCTCTTTTGAACAAATTGACCGCATCTTAAGAGGAGCGGGATTTAAGATGGGTCCGTTTGAACTGCAAGATTTAATTGGGATTGATATCAACTTTGCCACGACATGTTCGTTATATGAAGCATTCCACCAAGACCCTCGTTTTCGTCCCTCGCCGATCCAGGAGCAAATGGTCAAGAGTAACCGCCTGGGACGGAAGACAGGAAAGGGGTTCTATCATTATGAGTAA
- a CDS encoding 3-hydroxyacyl-CoA dehydrogenase family protein: MSKKKVVIVGEQRFNDLLQKWWEKRGVEVCLMTQEACGQESPSEAVDHEGVLFVFDTLTGPTERKQSLIRDIDQLFPAFVPIFSSILLHSATELANWVQAPERIIGFHPLQFDEMAVMEVSKALQTDSDTFDQVLEQLQRFGKQVEPVNDEVGGVFPRTLALIINEAAHALGEEVATASDIDVAMKKGTNYPFGPLEWADRIGLPHILWILEGLQRDLGDDRYRPAPLLRKKVLAGHWGISAGRGFYDYELDS; the protein is encoded by the coding sequence ATGAGTAAGAAGAAAGTTGTCATCGTCGGCGAGCAGAGATTTAATGATTTGCTCCAAAAATGGTGGGAAAAACGGGGAGTTGAAGTTTGCCTCATGACACAGGAAGCATGTGGGCAGGAATCACCATCCGAGGCTGTTGACCATGAGGGGGTGCTGTTTGTCTTTGATACATTAACGGGGCCCACAGAACGAAAACAATCTCTGATCCGTGATATAGATCAATTGTTTCCTGCTTTTGTTCCAATCTTTAGCTCCATCCTTCTGCACAGTGCCACGGAATTGGCCAACTGGGTACAGGCACCTGAGCGTATCATCGGCTTTCATCCGCTTCAGTTTGATGAGATGGCAGTCATGGAAGTGTCTAAAGCGCTGCAAACCGACAGCGACACCTTTGATCAGGTGCTGGAGCAATTACAACGATTTGGGAAACAAGTGGAACCGGTCAATGATGAGGTCGGGGGTGTTTTTCCACGGACGCTGGCTTTGATTATCAATGAAGCCGCACATGCACTGGGGGAAGAAGTGGCCACGGCATCTGATATTGATGTAGCGATGAAGAAAGGGACCAATTATCCATTTGGCCCTCTGGAATGGGCCGATCGGATCGGACTCCCACATATACTCTGGATACTGGAAGGTCTTCAGCGGGACCTGGGTGATGACCGCTACCGTCCGGCACCACTTCTTCGCAAGAAAGTGCTGGCAGGTCATTGGGGCATTTCAGCTGGTAGGGGGTTTTATGATTATGAACTGGACAGCTAA
- a CDS encoding NAD(P)H-dependent flavin oxidoreductase, translated as MNWTAKLAAQLKPLTLKYPIIQGGMGNISPPELCVAVSRAGGLGQIGAGSLSSTEVEQKLQKVKEELDEGIDFGVNVPLSVQPDLEKLMDLLIDYQVPVVSLSAGNPKPWIPKLKEAGIKVLVVVATVKQAQKAEAAGADLIVAEGFEAAGKNSSRELTTMTLIPQITQHVQCPVIAAGGIGDGRGLLASLALGAKGVQLGTRLIATKEAYVHVNYQQAILSATDEDTIVVGRRYGLVTRLLNTPYARVLHEQENKGLSLEAFLSKTDEDSHHRGAIEGLLEKGHVNAGQISGAINDIVSVAELLERMMDEAQIALERLFKGGA; from the coding sequence ATGAACTGGACAGCTAAACTAGCAGCACAACTTAAACCACTGACATTAAAATACCCGATCATTCAGGGGGGAATGGGAAATATTTCTCCGCCTGAGCTTTGTGTTGCCGTATCCAGAGCGGGTGGGTTAGGGCAGATTGGAGCAGGATCCTTATCATCCACAGAAGTGGAGCAGAAGCTGCAAAAGGTTAAAGAGGAACTGGATGAGGGCATTGACTTTGGTGTCAATGTCCCTCTCAGCGTCCAACCGGACTTGGAAAAACTCATGGATCTGTTAATTGACTATCAGGTCCCCGTGGTGTCTCTTTCTGCCGGCAACCCGAAACCTTGGATACCAAAATTGAAAGAGGCAGGGATCAAGGTCTTGGTTGTTGTGGCTACGGTTAAACAAGCGCAAAAGGCTGAAGCAGCCGGAGCAGATCTTATCGTGGCAGAGGGTTTTGAAGCGGCTGGTAAAAACTCCTCTCGAGAATTAACGACAATGACCCTTATTCCCCAAATCACACAGCACGTTCAATGTCCGGTCATTGCGGCTGGGGGGATTGGCGATGGACGGGGCTTATTGGCATCTTTGGCCTTGGGAGCCAAAGGTGTCCAGCTGGGAACACGGCTGATAGCCACAAAGGAAGCTTATGTTCATGTGAATTATCAACAGGCGATCCTTTCTGCTACTGACGAAGATACCATTGTGGTTGGAAGACGGTATGGTTTGGTGACCCGCTTGCTCAACACCCCCTATGCCCGGGTCTTACATGAACAGGAGAACAAAGGGCTGTCCTTGGAAGCTTTTCTGTCCAAAACCGATGAGGACAGTCATCATCGTGGCGCAATCGAAGGGTTGCTGGAGAAAGGACATGTGAATGCGGGACAGATTAGCGGCGCCATTAACGACATTGTCTCAGTGGCGGAACTCTTAGAGCGAATGATGGACGAAGCACAAATCGCATTGGAGCGGCTCTTTAAAGGAGGAGCATGA
- a CDS encoding Leu/Phe/Val dehydrogenase, with the protein MSMLTFELMKEHEQVVFCQDPHSGLKAIIAIHNTTLGPALGGCRMLPYKNEEEALVDVLRLAKGMTYKCAAADVDFGGGKAVIIGDPLKDKSPELFRAFGQFVHSLNGRFYTGTDMGTTPDDFVHAYKETDYIVGLPEAYGGHGDSSIPTALGVVQGLKAVCQFLWGTEDLSQRIFAIQGLGKVGFKVAEHLLKIGAQVVVTDISEEVTALLREKAQDLPGTMEVVAGDDIYAVQADIFVPCAIGGIINDTTIEQLKVKAVCGAANNQLLEDRHGQILHEKSILYAPDYIVNAGGLIQVSDELYGPNKERVMQKTKAIYDTLFQIFKNSEKKAFSTVSAANQFVEERLQKRARFNSFYTHQQRPKWKVRR; encoded by the coding sequence ATGAGCATGTTGACCTTTGAACTTATGAAAGAACATGAACAGGTCGTCTTTTGTCAGGACCCTCATAGCGGGTTAAAAGCGATTATTGCTATTCATAACACCACGCTTGGTCCCGCTTTAGGCGGCTGTCGCATGTTGCCTTATAAAAATGAGGAAGAGGCCTTGGTAGATGTCTTGCGCCTGGCCAAGGGGATGACCTACAAATGTGCGGCTGCTGATGTCGACTTTGGAGGTGGCAAAGCGGTCATCATCGGAGATCCTCTGAAAGATAAGTCACCCGAGTTGTTCCGTGCTTTCGGTCAATTTGTCCATAGCTTGAATGGACGATTCTATACCGGCACAGATATGGGTACCACCCCCGATGATTTTGTCCATGCCTATAAAGAAACCGACTATATTGTCGGTTTACCGGAAGCGTATGGGGGTCATGGGGATTCTTCTATACCGACTGCATTGGGCGTTGTTCAAGGATTAAAAGCCGTCTGTCAGTTTTTATGGGGGACAGAGGACTTAAGTCAGCGCATCTTTGCCATTCAAGGATTAGGCAAAGTAGGCTTTAAAGTGGCTGAACATCTATTAAAAATTGGAGCCCAAGTCGTGGTGACGGATATATCGGAAGAGGTGACCGCTCTCTTGCGGGAAAAAGCACAGGATTTACCTGGAACAATGGAAGTGGTGGCTGGTGATGATATATACGCTGTCCAGGCTGATATTTTCGTTCCTTGTGCCATCGGCGGCATTATAAATGATACGACCATTGAACAGTTAAAGGTTAAAGCAGTATGTGGAGCAGCAAATAATCAGTTGTTGGAGGACCGGCATGGGCAGATATTACATGAAAAATCGATCCTTTATGCTCCTGATTATATTGTCAATGCTGGCGGATTAATCCAGGTGTCGGATGAATTATACGGACCGAACAAAGAACGGGTGATGCAAAAGACCAAAGCTATTTATGATACTCTTTTCCAAATTTTTAAAAACTCTGAAAAGAAAGCGTTTTCAACTGTGAGCGCCGCCAATCAATTTGTTGAGGAACGGTTACAAAAACGTGCGCGTTTCAATAGCTTTTACACTCATCAACAAAGACCAAAATGGAAGGTGAGACGCTAA
- the pdhA gene encoding pyruvate dehydrogenase (acetyl-transferring) E1 component subunit alpha yields MEGFITQQLSLEAKRQEENFPIYQLVTPEGELTDDGERIYNAELVRRMYKHVLRARLFDRKAVNLQRQGRIGTYAPFEGQEAAQIGSAMALDEKDWIFPTYRDHAATLTFGHSMVHVLLYWAGRFEGCIPPQGKHIFPPAVPIATQILHAVGAAWAEKMKGTAQVALAYFGDGATSEGDFHEGLNFASVFDVPVIFFCQNNGYAISVPVERQMRSKTIAQKALAYDMAGVRVDGNDCLAVYHATKMAAQRARDEQEPTLIEAVTWRYGAHTTADDPTKYRDQKQSEERRKYDPLLRLEKLLRGQGDWDDTWAESLHQTLQQEIEQAVREIESYPKADVTHMFDHVFAVPTWNIREQRQYCQSLLK; encoded by the coding sequence ATGGAAGGGTTTATCACTCAGCAGCTATCGCTAGAGGCCAAGCGTCAAGAGGAAAACTTCCCCATATATCAGCTGGTCACGCCGGAAGGGGAATTAACAGATGATGGCGAGCGCATTTATAATGCTGAACTTGTCAGACGCATGTATAAGCATGTTCTCCGGGCGCGTTTATTTGACCGTAAAGCGGTTAATCTTCAACGTCAGGGCAGGATTGGCACATATGCCCCTTTTGAAGGGCAAGAAGCGGCTCAAATTGGCAGTGCCATGGCACTCGATGAAAAAGACTGGATCTTTCCTACCTATCGTGATCATGCCGCCACCCTGACCTTCGGCCATTCCATGGTTCACGTCTTGTTGTACTGGGCTGGTCGTTTTGAAGGTTGCATTCCTCCACAAGGAAAGCATATTTTTCCTCCGGCTGTTCCGATTGCCACTCAAATTCTTCATGCAGTGGGAGCAGCTTGGGCGGAAAAAATGAAGGGAACGGCTCAAGTGGCTCTGGCTTACTTTGGGGACGGAGCGACGAGTGAAGGTGATTTTCATGAAGGACTTAACTTTGCCAGTGTCTTTGATGTCCCGGTGATTTTCTTCTGTCAAAATAACGGCTATGCCATTAGTGTGCCAGTTGAACGCCAGATGCGGAGCAAAACGATTGCGCAGAAGGCTTTGGCGTATGATATGGCCGGGGTACGTGTGGACGGAAATGACTGTCTCGCCGTCTATCATGCGACCAAAATGGCTGCTCAAAGAGCAAGAGATGAGCAAGAACCCACTTTGATTGAAGCTGTGACATGGCGATACGGGGCCCATACCACTGCCGATGATCCAACGAAATACCGGGATCAAAAACAGAGTGAGGAAAGAAGAAAGTATGATCCACTGCTCCGCCTTGAGAAATTGTTGAGGGGACAAGGAGACTGGGACGACACATGGGCCGAATCACTACATCAGACGTTGCAACAGGAAATCGAGCAAGCAGTCCGGGAGATAGAGAGTTATCCCAAAGCGGATGTGACCCACATGTTTGATCATGTCTTTGCCGTCCCCACTTGGAACATCCGTGAGCAAAGGCAGTATTGTCAATCATTACTCAAATAA
- a CDS encoding alpha-ketoacid dehydrogenase subunit beta produces MGMNLLQHDKPLRDRIEKSTKLTLVQAVTDGLKTMMNEDPSVIVLGEDVGKNGGVFRATDGLLAEFGDQRVIDTPLAEAGIIGTSIGLALNGFRPVAEIQFLGFIYPGFEQIVAHAARIRTRTSGRYTVPLVIRAPYGAGIRAPELHSDSVEAYFFHTPGIKVVVPSNPYDAKGLLIASIEDPDPVIFLEPMKSYRSERREVPTGKYTVALGKANLVQEGEDITLIAWGNMVKPTLEAAQKMEKEKRYTADVIDLRTLYPLDRETIVQSVQKTGRVVIVHEAQRTGGVGTELISLINDEALLYLRAPIERVTGYDVPVPLFSLEDDYLPSVARIADGIERVMGF; encoded by the coding sequence ATGGGCATGAACCTCTTGCAGCATGATAAACCATTACGGGACAGGATTGAAAAAAGCACGAAACTCACCTTGGTTCAAGCCGTGACGGATGGCCTCAAAACAATGATGAATGAAGACCCATCTGTGATCGTCTTAGGTGAGGATGTCGGAAAAAACGGCGGTGTTTTTCGCGCCACCGATGGTCTTCTGGCCGAGTTTGGTGACCAGCGTGTCATTGACACGCCCCTTGCTGAAGCGGGGATTATCGGAACCAGTATCGGCCTGGCCCTTAACGGATTTCGGCCCGTTGCTGAAATTCAATTCTTAGGTTTTATTTACCCTGGATTTGAACAAATTGTCGCTCATGCGGCTCGCATTCGGACCCGTACCAGTGGAAGGTATACCGTCCCCCTGGTCATCCGTGCCCCGTACGGAGCCGGGATTCGCGCACCTGAACTTCATTCGGATAGTGTGGAGGCGTATTTCTTTCACACACCAGGGATCAAGGTCGTCGTGCCATCCAATCCTTATGACGCCAAGGGACTCTTAATAGCCAGTATTGAGGACCCTGATCCAGTCATATTTCTCGAGCCCATGAAAAGCTACCGGTCTGAACGCCGTGAGGTGCCTACCGGAAAATATACGGTTGCACTCGGAAAGGCCAATCTCGTCCAAGAGGGAGAGGATATCACCCTGATCGCCTGGGGCAATATGGTCAAGCCCACACTGGAAGCAGCACAGAAAATGGAAAAGGAAAAAAGATATACAGCGGATGTGATCGATTTACGCACCCTGTATCCCTTAGACAGGGAGACGATCGTCCAATCTGTGCAAAAAACAGGCAGAGTGGTGATTGTCCATGAAGCCCAGCGCACAGGCGGCGTCGGTACCGAGCTGATCTCACTGATTAATGACGAAGCACTGCTTTACCTGCGTGCGCCGATTGAACGGGTGACAGGCTACGATGTTCCTGTTCCGCTGTTCAGTCTTGAAGACGATTATTTGCCAAGTGTTGCACGCATTGCTGATGGTATAGAACGTGTGATGGGGTTTTAA